TTATAAAAAAGGAGACCAAAGAAACTATGGCTTATAGAATACAAAAGCTTTGCTATGTTAACATTATCGCCTGAAACGTTCTAGTGTGTAATTCAACAGGCGCTGGCGGTGATATTGCTATCTCACATTCTCATAATTTACAGACAGTATAAGCGCTGTGCGTGCTTTGTTGGACCGTAATAGTACTGtagaataataataacaagagatcaaagatctaatgcgtgagcacgttataaactaattagcataatattaattaacccttttactacaacggtcgactaagCTCCATCAAAAACAAGccagaagtaaccaacaaagcgatTTATTTCTAGTTGCCATTGGTGACTACGGAGCAGTAGgtagaatgtatttatacatgtattataactcataAGGACTTATTGTGTAtaaggattgagtgattggtaaagagtatgtgtaaatacgctttgtacaactcctgtaccctgtgttgacttgtaaacttacactagttaacgttgtggTCGCTTAAAAAcctttgttttcatgaattttgacaaaccgtaatcacgcagtaattaggtaatgttagaagttaatattaatcatatgatgtttaattaaaaataatgtttcaattacgataaATGATAATAAGGTGTAAGAGTAGTGTATTTAATGTCTCCCGACATAAAtggtaatagtttgattcaggcttgaatcgttgtgtggattccTTATCTCACTAACACGCGTACTCCCAAATTCCCAGACAGTATAACCGCTGTTTCGATAGATAGTATGAACGGAAATGGTGGCCTAATCGTTTAGGCGCGTGGTAACAGGTTATAATGTCCCGAGTTCGATCCTCGCCCGGCGgaacaaatattttagatttatgtTCTTTTTAATAAGAGATTTGGAATACTATtactatatacattgtttatttatatttgcactcCAACGTAAACAAAGCCTTACCGATTACTGTGTTACCAACGAGTTCCCGATGTATGGCAGTATACCTGACTCGCAAGCGTTATAATCATTAATTACTCATTAATTGGACGATTTTATACACTATGGTTTATAAGACTAAGCTTAGTAAGAATTATTGTACCGAATACATTTTAAAGTACATTTTATAATTAGcgctttaaacaaacagaaaagtaatcgttaattccTCGCTAATTGGGCGATCGTATGCAGAAGGCTGAGTagggtttataaaactatgcttagttcaaaatattttatagagtGCAATCATTAGTTTAAGGTACATTTTGAATTTAGCTCTCTCGActaaacagtaaagtaatgGTTAATTAATTGATATTTAtgtggttttaaatctgaaaatttagtctacaaattataaatacagtatataatatgatttgatttcagtcaagagaataaagaataaatgctagaattgagaattgagataagtgcggaaaaatgtcgcctaaaaaaacaacaagaacaactgttcgacgaaagaggatctatatgaccacttacgtgctcaacaaAGTGTagataaatgtaaaacaaattactgaAATACTAGATAATACCGttagaatatataaaacactagtaagaaaaTATTTCCTACATTAGGTACCTTACAACCTCTTTCGTTATGTCTACTAACGTCGGCTCTGTGGCGTAACGGTTGGCGTGcgttttttataaactttttgttttttttttctttccgGATTCGAATACCgcacaaaataatactttttttgcatactttaactttttttgtgattGGCACGAGTTTGGGTTTAGGGGTTTCAAATCTAATGTGTGCCAAACCGTTTTACAAACAGCTCCCCACAGAagagaaaaacaattttgtgaatGCCACCTAGCTAAAATTGTGTAACTAGTTCTCCCCATAGTCCCATGTGTGTTATACCCGTTAATTAACAAGATCTAACCtggaaaaatatctttaagtGTTGGTTTTAGTGACGTCACTCCACCATGTGATCCTgggaaaattaataaatttattgcatTACGAGTCTAATAAATTTCACTTCAACACCAAACCTGGTTTCATAAAATCATCAGCAATTTCGGAAAATAAATTCGCTTCCATGTCTTTCCCTTCACCCCTGATAGTGTCAgcaaatgttttgattttattcgGCGTGGTTTGGAATTTCTCTTTAAACAAACTCTTCAGTTGGTTTCTTGTTCGAATCGCTTCTTCCGCCTCTCCAGCCAACATACAACATCGGTAATGGTTGACCAGATCCTTAGACCCACTGACAGCTGGGTCGAGCCTTATTTGTTGCCTGGATACGCCATAGGCTTCGtcgtattttttttcttgcagtAGTTGACCAACGGTAGCATAATCTGTATAAAACAAGAGAGCGATGTATGAaagaatgcaacttatttatcctcgcgtagcggGCAACAACactcgttaaaacacgggtgttctgttttatatacctcgtgcctgcttacaagttatcgactttgtggatgattgttttgctgtatggctaataattcagacaacccattagtgactgggttggagcatttcTCGTTAAGtttctttcccaaggacacatacgcctataatggtagcagcatcgagcctcgtTCCCCTAAAATCTTGGCAAGAGACAAGCGCGCACGGCGCCGGCAGATTAGTATGAGTCAGGATGTCGTTTAGATTTTCATTGGGTTTCAATTTAGTCCAATAATTTAGTTACTTCTTGTATATAGGCTTTGAAACTTGTTAGCTTAGTTTTCAGTAAAAGAAAGGTTGTTTTTAGGTGAGCTTGTATTTAAGAGGTTGTCagttatttaaacagtttttaaaatcacatGTAAAATAAGTCACAAATAAATAGTTATAGCTATTAAATATCGAATCTAACCTTGAGCAAAAATATCTTCAAGCGTTggttttcgtgacgtcactccACCACCtggatattttgtttattatttattttgctgaatattttatatatttatgaacaAACCTTGTGGGTTAATTTGCATATCTTTTAACGATGACGTAGCTTGCGATGCGCTTGGTTGCTCATTGGTTGCCCctgtattaaacaaatgaatgaaatgctgaatatgaacacccgtgaaccgctgtatttaatatttttaacaaaccttCTGATGGCGATGACGTAACTTCCGACACGCTTGGAAACGACTGTAtctttttatcaaaacaatctgttttgaaacaaaagcaataaactttatttcataaacatcttatacaCAACACACCTTCGATCTTTAAATCCTTGAAcctgaaaaacaaacacagtttaaaaatcaataaaccAACAAACCGGAAACACACTACTGACCCGGTATTAATGTTCTTAGTTGGGTCTGATGCATTGATCATTTTCATTTCGGAATCGTCAGTTTGTCTAGATGTAATGATGCTTGAGTTAATTGAATGAACAATTTGTCTCGATAAATT
The Ciona intestinalis unplaced genomic scaffold, KH HT000682.1, whole genome shotgun sequence DNA segment above includes these coding regions:
- the LOC100183568 gene encoding uncharacterized protein LOC100183568, with amino-acid sequence MAEKNNKNDSDITKNNLSRQIVHSINSSIITSRQTDDSEMKMINASDPTKNINTGFKDLKIEDCFDKKIQSFPSVSEVTSSPSEGATNEQPSASQATSSLKDMQINPQGGGVTSRKPTLEDIFAQDYATVGQLLQEKKYDEAYGVSRQQIRLDPAVSGSKDLVNHYRCCMLAGEAEEAIRTRNQLKSLFKEKFQTTPNKIKTFADTIRGEGKDMEANLFSEIADDFMKPGSHGGVTSLKPTLKDIFPESDAVGQLVQEKMYGQAFGVSRRQIKLDPAVIGSKDLVNHYRCCMLAEETEEAIRTKDKLKALIKEKSQTTPNEIENFADTIRGEGRDMEAILIYQIAAEFYGNQSLEGLVGIADCVKGVYESTEVMLSRDKGLKPIVRTHVISLMRDMREMIRRSDDVSEEGRCFLEVKLFALYRIE